The window CTGGCGGTGGACCAGGTGGTGGCCCTGGTCGAGCACCCGGCCGGCGACGGCGCCGAAGGCCGGCGCGACCAGGCGGTGTTCGAGCTGTTCTATTCGAGCGGGCTGCGGCTGTCCGAACTGGTCCAGCTCGACCTGCGCTATACGGAAGACGGCGACTACCGCTCGGCCGGCTGGCTGGACCTGGCCGGCGCCGAGGTCACCGTGATCGGCAAGGGCTCGCGCCGGCGCACTGTGCCGGTCGGCAGCAAGGCGATGGCAGCCCTGCGCGCCTGGCTGGCCGTGCGCGACACGCTGCTGTCACCCGCCGCATCGCCAGCCGACGCCGCCGCCCTGTTCCTCAGCGCGCGCGGCCGGCGCCTGCCGGCGCGCACCGTGCAACTGCGTCTCAAGCAGCATGCCCTGCGGGCCGGGGTGCCGGCCGATGTGCATCCGCACATGCTGCGGCACTCCTTCGCTACCCATGTGCTGCAATCCTCCGGCGACCTGCGCGCGGTGCAGGAGATGCTGGGGCACGCCAGCGTGGCGACCACGCAGATCTATACGGCGTTGGATTTCCAGCATCTGGCCAAGGTCTATGACCGAGCGCATCCGCGGGCGAAGAGGGAGGGGCCGGCTGCGGCGGTGGGGCAGGAGGATGAGGATTGAGTGGGTTGGAGGGCTTGTTTCGGCTCTCGTAACTTGACGCTTGTCGTGTGGGTTCTGGCGTTGTCGGTTTGCGAGGCAAAAGCCTGTTTCGACTCCCCTGCGGGGAGCCGACCTACTTTCTTGTCTTGCCAAGAAAGTAGGCAAAGAAGGCGCGCCGGGTGCGGCTCAAAGACTCCTCGCGTGCTGAGGCAAAGAGCGGCCGGGCCCCAACTCGGATCGCCTTAAGGCGATCCTCAGACAGGGGGCCCTCTAATCCGCTCTTTGCCCCAGCACGCGAGGCGCCGCACACGGCAGGGAACAGACGCCACGCCTCGCTTCGCTTCGGGTGGGGAGTGTGCGGCCAGCTTGCTGGCCGCACACCAATGCACTCGTGACTTGATGCCTTGTCGCTTGTCTTCGGGCGGTGTTGGTTTGCGAGGCAACGACCTGTTTCGACTCCCCCTGCGGGGGAGCCGACCTACTTTCTTGGTCTTGCCCAAGAAAGTAGGCAAAGAAGGCGCGCCGGGTGCGGCTCAACCCCCCCTCGCGTGCTGAGGCAAAGAGCGGCCGGGCCCCAACTCGGATCGCCTTAAGGCGATCCTCAGACAGGGGGCCCTCTTTTCCGCTCTTTGCCCCAGCCCGCGAGGCGCCGCACACGGCAGGGAACAGATGCCACGCCTCGCTTCGCTTCGGGTGGGGGGTGTTCGGCCAGCTCGCTGGCCGAACACAAAGGCTCAGCCAACCAGGCCGTCACGCAAAAGCGAGCCCGCTCGTAGACCAACGGTTGGCCTTTCCCTCCCGTGTGCGGCGCCTCGCGAATTGGCCCCGGCCGCCGATGAAGCCCGTCCGCTGTCTGAGCGGCCGCAGGCCGCGAGTTCGGACGGGCGCGGCGGCCGGGGCCAATTCGCGAGGGGGTTTCGCCGCACCCGGGTCGCCTTCTTTGCTTACTTTCTTGGGCGAGACCAAGAAAGTAAGTCGGCTCCCCGCAGGGGAGTCGAAACAGGCTGTTGCCACGCATACCAACACCGCCCGAAGACAAGCACAGAGTCACGAGAGCCGAAACAGGCTGTTGCCACGCATACCAACACCACCCGAAGACAAGCACAGAGTCACGAGAGCCGAAACAGGCTGTTGCCACGCATACCAACACCGCCCGAAGACAAGCACAGAGTCACGAGAGCCGAAACAGGCTGTTGCCACGCATACCAACACCACCCGAAGACAAGCACAGAGTCACGAGAGCCGAAACAGGCTGTTGCCTCGCAAACCAACACCGCCCGAAGACAAGCACAGAGTCACGAGAGCCGAAACAGGCTGTTGCCACGCATACCAACACCACCCGAAGACAAGCACAGAGTCACGAGAGCCGAAACAGGCCGTTGCCTCGCAAACCGACACCGCTCGAACCCACACGACAAGCCCTAAATCACCGGCGCCCAAACACCCCCGAAACTCACCCCTCCCACCGCTTCAACACCTCCCGAAACGCCGCCATCTCCGGCAACAGCCACTCCCGGAACGCCTTCACCTTAGGCAGTTCCAGCGTGCCCGGCGCACAGACGAAATACAGCAGCCAAGGGCAGGGAATGCTGACGTCGAACAGCCGTACCACCCGCCCGGACAGCAGGTCGTTATAGGCCAGCGAGGAGCGGATCAGGGCGATGCCCTGGCCTTCGGCGGCGGCCTGCAGCAGCAGCGAGGAGTCTTCCAGCAGCAGGCCCTTGCGCGGTTCGGGCAGGTCCAGGCCGGCGGCCTCGAACCAGGGCCGCCATGGATCGCCTTCGCCGCGCAGCAGGGGCATCCCGGCCATCTCGCGCGGCGTCCGCGGCAGCTTGCCGCTGTTGAATTGCGGGCTGCATACCGGGAAGAACACGTCGTCCAGCAGCTTTTCCACATAGAGGCCCGGATAGTCGCCGCTGCCCATGCGCAGCGCCAGGTCGACCTCTTCGCGTGCGAAGTCGACCAGACTGTTGGAGGACAGCAATTCGACGTCGAGTTCGGGATGGCGCTCGATGAAGCTGCCGATGCGCGGCGTCAGCCAGCGCGCGGCGAAGGAGGGCATGGTGCTGATGGTCAGGCGCTTGTCGCGCTTGCCGGCCTGCAGCACGCGGGTGGCGTCGGCGATCTGCAGCAGGGCGTCGCGCACGCGCTCGGCGTAGACGCGCCCGCCGGGCGTCAGGCTGACGCGCTTGCCGTGGCGTTCGAACAGGGGCTGGCCCAGTTCGGCTTCGAGCGCGCGGATCTGGTGGCTGATGGCGCCATGGGTGACGAACAGCTCGGTGGCGGCCCGCGAGAAGCTCTCATGGCGGGCGGCCGCCTCGAAGGCGCGCAGCGCGCCCAGCGCCGGCAGGCGGGGCAGTTCACGATGCCAGCCGCGCGGCAGGTCCTTTTCCGAAGCGCTCTTCCAGGCCATGGCGGTCCCTCTTTTTATGTGAGGAAATTTAGCAAGTAGACGGAAAATATATCGTTTTGAGGGTGCGCCGGCAATCACTAGAATCCAATGCACCGATAGCGAAAATGCCTGGAAAAACTGATCAGGCAAATGGACCAGTCCAGTTTCGGCGCGCTATGCCGGTGCCTGCCGTGCGGAGAACATCATGGAAGCCCTGCTCACAACGACCCAGTTCACACTCGCCCCCGGTGAAGTCGCGTCGCTGTCGATCCACGCCGCCCAGCGGCTGCATGTGGAGGACGCGGCGGGTATCGACCTGTGGCTGACCCGCGAGAACGATTCGGAAGACTATTGGCTGCGCTGCGGCGGCAGCCTGCAACTGGCGCACGGCGACCAGCTCGTCCTCAGCGTCGATCCGCGCGCGGCACGCGCCGTGCGCTTGGCGCTGGCGGCCGAGGCGCGCCAGCCGGCCGCCACCCTGGCGGACGTCGCGCATGCCCTGTACCGCATCGTGCGGCGCCTGGTGCGCGGCACCGAATGGACGCCTTCCCAGGACGATCCGAAGGTCGCCTGAGCCCCGTCTGAGCCTCATGAGCCCCACCTGAGCCCCACCTGAGTCCCACCTGAGACGCCTGGGCCACACCCCCCGGGCCGTCCCGGCCGCCTCGCGCGGTGGCCGGCGGGGCCTGGGCCGGCGCGCCCACGCCCTTTTCGCTACACTGGCGGCATGCACGAAATCCAAGTCATCGAGCGGGGCCGCGAGGACTACCAGCCCTGCTTCGACGCGATGCGCGCCTTCACCGACGCGCGCAATGCCGATACTCCCGACCAGATCTGGCTGGTCGAGCATCCACCGGTCTACACCCTCGGCCAGGCGGGCGATCCTTCGCACCTGCTGGCGCCGGACCCGTCGATTCCGCTGGTGCGGATCGATCGCGGCGGCCAGATCACTTACCACGGCCCGGGCCAGGTGGTGGCCTACCTGCTGCTCGACCTGCGCCGCCGCAAGCTGATGGTGCGCGAGATGGTCCACGCGATCGAGCAGGCCGTGCTCGATACGCTGGCGGCGTATAATCTGGCCGCCGAACGCAAGTCCGGCGCCCCCGGTATCTACCTGTCCGACGGGCCGCACCGCGGCGCCAAGATCGCCGCGCTGGGCCTGAAGATCCGCAACGGCTGCAGCTATCACGGCGTCAGCCTGAACGTGCAGATGGACCTGGCGCCGTTCCTGCGCATCAATCCTTGCGGCTACGCCGGCCTGGAAACGGTCGACATGGCCAGTGCCGGCGCGACCGTCGCGCTGCCGGACGGGCAGGGCGGCGTGCTGCGCCAGCCTGTCGGGGCGGCGCGGCAGGGCGAGGTGGCGCAGCGCCTGGCCACGGCACTGTGCGAGGTGCTGGCAGCGGCACAGGCACGCAGCCTGGCGGCGCAGGCCGTGCCGGCTGCACAGGCGGCCGAGGCCTGAGCCGGATCCCGGCCCCGTGTCACCGACCCGAACCCTGAACCGGCCACAGCGGCCGCAGACCGAACAGAACTGGCACGCCGAATGCGTGCGGAGAACATCATGAGCGACGCCCTGAGCGCCCCTTCCAGCCAGGCCCCGCAAGGCCAGGCGGCCCCCCAGCCCGAAGCCCAGACCCAGTACGATCCCACCCGCAAGCAGAAGTCGGCGGACAAGACTGCGCGCATCCCCATCAAGATCGTGCCGGCCGAGAAGCTGAAGAAGCCGGAGTGGATCCGCGTCAAGGCGGCCACCGGCAATTCGCGCTTCTACGAGATCAAGGACATCCTGCGCGCCAACAACCTGGTCACGGTGTGCGAGGAGGCGAGCTGCCCCAATATCGGCGAGTGCTTCGGCAAGGGCACCGCCACCTTCATGATCATGGGCGACAAGTGCACGCGCCGCTGCCCCTTCTGCGACGTGGGCCATGGCCGCCCGGACCCGCTCGATACCAATGAGCCGGGCAACCTGGCGCGCACCATCGCCCAGCTCAAGCTGAACTACGTGGTCATCACCAGCGTCGACCGCGACGACCTGCGCGACGGCGGCGCCCAGCACTTCGCCGACTGCATCGGCCAGACCCGCGAACTGTCGCCGGTGACCCGCATCGAGGTGCTGGTGCCCGACTTCCGCGGCCGCCTGGACAAGGCGCTGGACATCCTGCAGGCCTGCCCGCCGGACGTGATGAACCACAACCTGGAAACGGTGCCCCGCCTGTACAAGCAGGCGCGCCCGGGCGCCGACTATGCGCACTCGCTGACGCTGCTGAAGGAGTTCAAGCAGCGCTGCCCGGATGTGGCGACCAAGTCCGGCCTGATGGTGGGCCTGGGCGAGACCGACGAGGAAATCCTCGAAGTGATGCGCGACATGCGCGCGCATGACATCGACATGCTGACCATCGGCCAATACCTCGCCCCGTCGAACCACCACCTGCCGGTGCTGCGCTACGTCCATCCGGACACCTTCAAGATGTTCGAGGAAGAGGCCTACAAGATGGGCTTCACCCATGCCGCCGTCGGCGCCATGGTGCGCAGCTCGTACCACGCCGACCAGCAGGCCCACCAGGCCGGCTTCGCCTGATCCCCCGCGCCCCGGCGCGCCGTGTGCGCCGGGGCCTGCCGCCTCGCCGGGCCTGCCCGGTCTCTCTCCCCGTTTCTCGCCGTGCCGGCTGGCACTGTCCGCCGACAGCCGCGATGCCGTGATGCCGCGATGCCGTGATGCACGGTGTCCCTGATCGCACCCCTCATCAGGCACCCCGCCAGATCCCACTCCGCCTTCGGCTGTTGCATTGACGCAACGTCCGCGGCATTGTTTTCCGATTGATCCATCCAGCGCCGTGATCCGGGCCGACCGCCCGGGACATGGGCGCTTGCACCATCCGGGTGCCGTGCGCGCCTGCGCGGGCCCGGGTGGCGAGTCGTGCCCGCGCGCCGCGCACCAGCCCGGTTCGCCCTCCAAGCCCCCTGCACCCACGGCGTGCGCCGTGCCGAAGCGCTGCCCGGACGGCAGGGCCGGGGGCTAGGGTCAATCCCTAGCCCCACCTTGTCATCATTTCGTTATGATTAATTTATCGATAAATTGTCAATTAAACGGATGTGATTCGCTTGGCATGCCGGTCGGGAAGGTGTCCTGCCTGACGACTGCTGTGCTGCCGCCTAGACTGCAGGCAGGCCCTTCACCGCGATGTGCCCATGACCCGATGTTCCGTTCACCGCCTGGCCGAACAGGCGCTGCTGTGCAGCGTGCCGCCGCCGGCTTCCCTCGACGTCCAGCGCCGCATCTGGGCGATGGCGCAGCGGGCGGTCGGCTGGCGCGGCGTGGTGGACGTGGTGCCGGGCATGAACAACCTGATGCTGGTGTTCGATGCCGAGGCCGATGCCGAGGCGCTGGAGCGCAACCTGAAGCTGGCCTGGGCCTCCGGCGAGTCGCGCGAGGCGGTGGGCAGGCTGGTGGAGATCCCGGTGCGCTACGGCGGCGAGGACGGCCCCGACCTCGCCGAGGTGGCCGCCCATACGGGGCTGGCGCCCGAGGAAGTGGTGCGCCGCCACACCGCCGGCGAGTACGTGGTCTATTTCCTCGGCTTCCAGCCCGGCTTCGCCTACCTGGGCGGGCTCGACCCCGCGCTGGCCACGCCGCGCCGGCGCGAGCCGCGCCTGGCGGTGCTGGCCGGTTCGGTCGGCATCGGCGGTGAGCAGACCGGTATCTACCCGGCCAGCGCGCCGGGCGGCTGGCAGCTGATCGGTCGCACCGACAGCGCGCTGTTCGACGCGCGCCGCGATCCGCCTTCGCTGTTCGCGCCCGGCGATACCTTGCGCTTCATCGCCGAGCGGGTGGCCGCGTGATCGAGATCCTGCGCCCCGGTGCGCTCGCCTCGGTCCAGGACCTGGGCCGCAGCGGCTTCCGCCATGTCGGCGTGGGCTTGTCCGGTGCGCTCGACCGCATGGCGCTCGCCACCGGCAACCTGCTGCTGGGCAATCCCCGCGGGGCGGCCGCCATCGAGTTCACGCTGGGCCGCGCGGCGCTGCGTTTCCATGCCGACCTGCGCGTGGCCCTGGCCGGCGCCGACTGCGCTGCCCACCTCGACGGCGAGCCGGTCTGGTCCTGGCATGCCTTCGATGTGCGCCGCGGCGCCACCCTGGTGCTGGCGGCGGCGCAGGGCGGCACGCGCAGTTATCTGTGCGTGGCCGGCGGCATCGACGTGCCGCTCGTGATGGGTTCGCGCAGCACCGACCTGAAGGCGGGCTTCGGCGGTTTCGCCGGGCGCGCGCTGCGCGAAGGCGACCGCCTGGCGGCGGCCGGCCCGGGCCAGCCGGCGGCTGCCGCGCGCGGCGTGGCCGCGCCGGCCTGGGCGATGCCGCGCGCACGCCTGGAGCGGGCCTGGCCGATCCGCCTGCTGCCGGGGCCGGAATACGAGGCGTTCGACGAGGCCGCGCGCGACGCGCTGTGGCAGTCGGCCTGGACCGTCACGCCCAACAGCAACCGCCAGGGCATGCGCCTGCAGGGTCCGGCGCTGGCGCGCACCCCCGGCCGCGACGCCGACCTGCTGTCGCACGGCGTGCTTCCGGGCGTGGTCCAGGTGCCGCCGGCCGGCCAGCCCATCGTGCTGATGGCCGACGCGCAGACCACCGGCGGCTACCCCAAGATCGGCGTGGTGATCGGCGCCGACCTGTGGCGCCTGGCGCAGGTGCCGCTCGGGGCGTCGCTGCGCTTCGTGCCGGCGACGCTGGCGGAGGCTGCCGTGGCGCAGGCGGAACTGGAGCGCTACCTGCAGCAGGTGGCGCAGTCATTGCGCTGGCAGGAGGGCGGCATGGACATTGCAGCGCGCCGCCGCGCGCAGACACGTGCCGCGGCCTGAACGGGGCGCGGCGGATACGGACTGGACGGCGTCGAAGGACGACCGCGGACGACAAAGTACGAAGGAGCAAGGCAATGCAGATCGATTTGAACGCCGACCTGGGCGAAGGCTGCGATAACGACGAGGCGCTGCTCAGCCTGATCAGCTCGGCCAACGTGGCCTGCGGCTGGCACGCGGGCGACGCCGCCACCATGCTGCAGACGGTGCGCTGGGCGATCGAGCGCGGCGTGGCCATCGGCGCCCACCCGAGCTATCCCGACCGCGAGAATTTCGGCCGCACCGAGATGCAGCGCGCCCCCGAGCTGGTGTACGCCGACGTGCTGTACCAGATTGGCGCGCTGGCCGCGATGGTGCGCGCGCAGGGCGGCGAGCTGGCCCACGTGAAGCCGCACGGCGCGCTCTACAACCAGGCCGCGCGCGATCCGGCGCTGGCCGAGGCGATCGTGCGCGCGGTACGCGATTTCGACTCCGACCTGGTCTTCTTCGGCCTGGCCGGCAGCGCCATGGTCAAGGTCGCGCGCGAGGCCGGCCTGCGCGTCAAGGAGGAAGTGTTCGCCGACCGTGGCTACAACCCCGACGGCTCGCTCGTCAAGCGCGGCACGCCCGGCGCGCTGCACGAGGACGAGGCCGTCGCGCTCGACCAGACGCTGACCATGGTGCGCGAGCAGCGCGTGCGCGCCATCGACGGCAGCTGGGTACCGATCCGCGCCGAGACCGTGTGCCTGCACGGTGACGGCGCGCACGCGCTGGCCTTCGCGCGCCGCATCCGGGAACGGCTCGGCGCCGAGGGCATCGCGATCCGCGCCGGCAACTGAGGCAGGGGGCGCGCCAGCGCCTCCCGCCCCGGCTGCCGGGCTCCCCCCGCGGCGCGCACCCCTGCCGGCCCGCTTTGCAGGTCGGGCGGGCGCTGCGCCTGCTTCCTCCCTCCTTACTGGTGTCTCACATGGAACACGCAGTCAATCTTTGGCCCCTGCTCGGGGTCGGCGTCATCATCCTGGGCTTCGTGCTGCGCTTCAACCCGATGATGGTGGTGGCGATCGCCGCGATCGTCACCGGGCTGGCCGCCTCGATGCCGGTCGTGCAGATCCTCAGCGCGATCGGCACTGCCTTCGTCAAGGCGCGCAACCTGCCGCTGATCATCCTGCTGCCGCTGGCGGTGATCGGCCTGCTGGAACGGCACGGCCTGCGCGAGCACGCGCAGGCGTGGATCTCGCGCATCGCCTCGGCCACGGTGGGCCGGCTGCTGATCGTCTACCTCGGCGTGCGCGAACTGACCGCGGCGGTGGGCCTGACCAGCCTGGGCGGCCACCCGCAGATGGTGCGCCCGCTGCTGGCGCCGATGGCGGAGGGCGCGGCGGAGAACCGCTTCGGCGCCTTGCCCGAACCGGTGCGCCAGCGCGTGCTGGCTTTCTGCGCCGCCACCGACAACGTCGGCCTGTTCTTCGGCGAGGACATCTTCGTGGCCTTCGGTGCCATCGCGCTGATGCACACCTTCCTGCTGTCGTCGAACATCGACGTGGAACCGCTGCACATCGCTGTGTGGGGCATCCCGACCGCGGTGTGCGCCTTCCTGATCCACTCGGTGCGGCTCAGGCGCCTGGACGGCTGGCTCGAGCGTGAACTGGGCGGCCAGCGCGCCGCCGCCGCCGCCGCTGGCGGTAACGGTAACGGCAGCGCTGCCAAGCACACGGCCAAGAGCGGGGAGTAAGCCATCATGATCATTTCCATCGACTACCTCTACTGGCTGGCCGGACTGGTGCTGGCCATCACCGCGCTGCTGACCTTCGCCGACCGCACGCATCCGCGCCGCTTCACCACCGGCCTGTTCTGGCTGCTGTATGCGGCCGTCTTCCTGGTCGGCGACAAGCTGCCGCCGGCGGTGGTCGGCGCCGGTGCCGTGCTGATGGCGCTGATCGCCGGTTTCGGCGGCGTGGGCCTGGGCAAGCACGACACGCTGCCCGAGGCCGAGCGCCGCGCCAGCGCCAAGCGCCTGGGCAACAAGCTGTTCGTTCCCGCGCTGCTGATCCCGGTGGTCACGGTGCTGGGCACGGTGCTGTTCAAGGACGTCAAGATCGCCGGCCTGGCGCTGCTCGATCCGAAGAACGTGACCTTCGTCTCGCTTGGCATCGGCTGCCTGGTCTCGCTGGCCGTGGTGTGCTGGCTGACACGCGACAGCGTGGTCCAGGGCGTGCGCGAATCGCGCCGGCTGACCGAGTCGCTGGGCTGGGCGCTGGTGCTGCCGCAGATGCTGGCCATGCTGGGCCTGGTGTTCGCCGACGCCGGCGTGGGCAAGGCGGTCGCGCACCTGACCACGGCCTACATCAACATGGACTACAAGCTGGTGGCGGTGGCGGTCTACTGCGTCGGCATGGCCCTGTTCACGGTGATCATGGGCAACGGCTTCGCCGCCTTCCCGGTGATGACCGGCGGCGTCGGCGTGCCCATCCTGGTCGGCACCTTCAACGGCAATCCGGCGGTGATGGCGGCCATCGGCATGTTCTCGGGCTACTGCGGCACGCTGATGACGCCGATGGCGGCCAACTTCAACATCGTGCCGGCCGCGCTGCTGGAACTGCAGGACAAGAACGCGGTGATCCGGGCGCAGGTGCCGACCGCGCTGGCGATCCTGGTGGCCAACATCGCGCTGCTCTACTTCCTGATGTGATGCGATGTGAGCTGATGTGACGCGAGGCGATGCGGCGGGCGGGTCCCGCCGCATCGCCTCCGTCGCCCCACCCGACATCAGCAGACATCAGCAGACACCGGCCGACATCCCCTGAGACCACCCGACTGCCCAGCGAGGTCCATCATGCCTACCGTCCTGCTCACCGGCTTCGAACCCTTCGAGGGCGAACCGATCAATCCATCCTGGGAGGCGGTGCGCGCGCTGGACGGCGAGCGCTTCGGCGATGCCGCCATCGCGGTACGCCAGATGCCCTGCGTATTCGGTGCCGCCATCGACGCCATGGCGCAGGCCATCGACGCGCTCGATCCCGTGCTGGTGATCGCGGTGGGGCAGGCGGGCGGGCGCAGCGAGATGTCGGTGGAGCGCGTCGCGATCAATGTCGACGACGCGCGCATCGCCGACAACGCGGGTGCCCGTCCCATCGACGAGCCCATCGTGGCGGGCGGGCCGGCGGCCTATTTCGCCACGCTGCCGATCAAGGCCATGGTGCGCGACCTGCGCGCGGCCGGTATCCCCGCCGCGGTGTCGCAGACCGCCGGCACCTTTGTCTGCAACCATATCTTCTACGGCCTGATGCACCTGCTCGCCACGCGCGCGTCAGGCGCGTCAGGCGCGCCAGGCATGTCAGGCGCGCCGCGGGCGCGCGGCGGCTTCATCCACATTCCCTATCTGCCCGAACAGGCCGCCCAGTATCCGGGCCAGCCCAGCATGGCGCTGCCGCTCCTGGTGGCGGGCCTGCGCCGCATGGTGCAGACGGCGCTGGCGACCGAGGTCGACGTGCGCGAGCAGGGCGGCCAGACTCACTGAGCGTCGCGCGGCGGACGGTTCGGCTCGCCAGGCTCGCCCGGGGTGTCCGGGGTGTCCGGGGTGTCCGGGGTGCCGGGTGCCGCCGCCGCGGCCGCGGCCTTGCGCCTGGCCTGGCGCCTGGCGCGGCGCAGCGCGTGGCGGTCCAGGTTGAACTGCTCGAAGCGCCAGACCAGGTAGCTGGCCGCCGCGAAGGGCCAGACCCAGCCCAGCCACTGGGCCAGGCTGTTGAAATGGATCAGGCGGCCCATGCGCCAGCCCTGCTCCGAGATCCAGGCATAGGGATTGGGCGGCAGCAGGTTGGTCAGCAGCACCAGGCCGATCAGCGCCAGCAGGGCCAGCAGGCCACGCAGCCAGCGCGGCAGCTGCAGCAGCAGCGCCAGCACCAGCGAACCCGTCAGCAGCGCGAAGCGGCCGCCTTCGGACAGCCAGTTGAAGGGCGTGTCGTCGGGGAACTGCAATTCCGCCACGGCTGCCTTGAGCAGCAGCGCGCCGGCCAGCAAGGCGGTCAGGATGCGCAGCATCGGCGCATGGCGGCGCATCGCCACCGAGGCGAACAGCCCGGTGCCCACCCAGCTCAGCGCGGTGACCAGCGATTCCAGCAACTGGCGGTTCTGCATGTCGTCGGGGCCCAGGCCGATGTCGGCCTGCCAGTCGGCCAGCGCCGGCACCACCGACTGCAGCACCTGCATCGGCCACGAGTCGGGGTCGGTGAGCCACTCGCGCACGATCGCGCCCATGCCGAACAAGTGTTCCTGCGGGAAGATCTGTGCGAACGGCCACAGCAGGACCAGGATGATGGCGAAGCTGGCATAGGGCTCGAACCAGGCCAGGCGCAGCCGGCGCAGGTTGCTGCGGTCGATCAGCGCGGCGCAGAAGGGGGCGGTCAGGGCCGCGCCCAGCAGCGCGCCCATCGCATTGGTGGCGAGGTCGATATTGGACGGGATGCGCGTCGGCAGCCAGGTCTGCAGTCCCTCCATCACCGCCGACAGCGCCGTGCCTGCCGCCAGCGCGGCCAGCACCGCCGGCACGCCGCGCACGCGCGGGTACAGCGCCAGCACCGCCAGCGCGCCGAAGGGGCTGTAGCCCATCACATTGGTCAGCAGGTCGAAGCTGGTGATGTAGCGCGGCTTGGGTGCGGTCAGGTAGGCCCATGGCGCGATGCCGTTGCCGGTCCAGCCGCTGAACGGGTACAGGCTGGCGTAGATCACCAGCAAGGTGAAGCACAGCAGGCCGACGCGTGCCAGCGGAGAGTGCCGGGGCACCGCGTCGTCGCCGCGCGGCGCGGGCGGCGGGACGGTTTCCATCACGGCATCCTCGGCATCCCGGCCGTCCTCAGTTCAGCGGCAGGGTGGCGACCCAGTCGAGCATGGCCCCGACCAGCGCGTCGGACCCCGCGGCCAGCGCCTTGACCCCGCCGGCGCCGTCCGGCGTCGGCGCGGGCTGCTCCACTACGAAGGTCTTCTGCCCGATCATGCGCTC of the Cupriavidus malaysiensis genome contains:
- a CDS encoding tyrosine recombinase XerC, which encodes MATRKPTTRAKVQAAPETAAPPASPPAPLVLAYLDWLATGRKLAAHTLSNYARDLSVLQAQAARHAPGVALTALQTRHIRAMAARLHGRGLAGSSIARTLSAWRGFFHWAALHGHGVEANPVDGVRAPKMGKPLPKALAVDQVVALVEHPAGDGAEGRRDQAVFELFYSSGLRLSELVQLDLRYTEDGDYRSAGWLDLAGAEVTVIGKGSRRRTVPVGSKAMAALRAWLAVRDTLLSPAASPADAAALFLSARGRRLPARTVQLRLKQHALRAGVPADVHPHMLRHSFATHVLQSSGDLRAVQEMLGHASVATTQIYTALDFQHLAKVYDRAHPRAKREGPAAAVGQEDED
- a CDS encoding transcriptional regulator GcvA codes for the protein MAWKSASEKDLPRGWHRELPRLPALGALRAFEAAARHESFSRAATELFVTHGAISHQIRALEAELGQPLFERHGKRVSLTPGGRVYAERVRDALLQIADATRVLQAGKRDKRLTISTMPSFAARWLTPRIGSFIERHPELDVELLSSNSLVDFAREEVDLALRMGSGDYPGLYVEKLLDDVFFPVCSPQFNSGKLPRTPREMAGMPLLRGEGDPWRPWFEAAGLDLPEPRKGLLLEDSSLLLQAAAEGQGIALIRSSLAYNDLLSGRVVRLFDVSIPCPWLLYFVCAPGTLELPKVKAFREWLLPEMAAFREVLKRWEG
- a CDS encoding DUF2917 domain-containing protein is translated as MEALLTTTQFTLAPGEVASLSIHAAQRLHVEDAAGIDLWLTRENDSEDYWLRCGGSLQLAHGDQLVLSVDPRAARAVRLALAAEARQPAATLADVAHALYRIVRRLVRGTEWTPSQDDPKVA
- the lipB gene encoding lipoyl(octanoyl) transferase LipB — protein: MHEIQVIERGREDYQPCFDAMRAFTDARNADTPDQIWLVEHPPVYTLGQAGDPSHLLAPDPSIPLVRIDRGGQITYHGPGQVVAYLLLDLRRRKLMVREMVHAIEQAVLDTLAAYNLAAERKSGAPGIYLSDGPHRGAKIAALGLKIRNGCSYHGVSLNVQMDLAPFLRINPCGYAGLETVDMASAGATVALPDGQGGVLRQPVGAARQGEVAQRLATALCEVLAAAQARSLAAQAVPAAQAAEA
- the lipA gene encoding lipoyl synthase, which codes for MSDALSAPSSQAPQGQAAPQPEAQTQYDPTRKQKSADKTARIPIKIVPAEKLKKPEWIRVKAATGNSRFYEIKDILRANNLVTVCEEASCPNIGECFGKGTATFMIMGDKCTRRCPFCDVGHGRPDPLDTNEPGNLARTIAQLKLNYVVITSVDRDDLRDGGAQHFADCIGQTRELSPVTRIEVLVPDFRGRLDKALDILQACPPDVMNHNLETVPRLYKQARPGADYAHSLTLLKEFKQRCPDVATKSGLMVGLGETDEEILEVMRDMRAHDIDMLTIGQYLAPSNHHLPVLRYVHPDTFKMFEEEAYKMGFTHAAVGAMVRSSYHADQQAHQAGFA
- the pxpB gene encoding 5-oxoprolinase subunit PxpB; the encoded protein is MTRCSVHRLAEQALLCSVPPPASLDVQRRIWAMAQRAVGWRGVVDVVPGMNNLMLVFDAEADAEALERNLKLAWASGESREAVGRLVEIPVRYGGEDGPDLAEVAAHTGLAPEEVVRRHTAGEYVVYFLGFQPGFAYLGGLDPALATPRRREPRLAVLAGSVGIGGEQTGIYPASAPGGWQLIGRTDSALFDARRDPPSLFAPGDTLRFIAERVAA
- a CDS encoding biotin-dependent carboxyltransferase family protein, translated to MIEILRPGALASVQDLGRSGFRHVGVGLSGALDRMALATGNLLLGNPRGAAAIEFTLGRAALRFHADLRVALAGADCAAHLDGEPVWSWHAFDVRRGATLVLAAAQGGTRSYLCVAGGIDVPLVMGSRSTDLKAGFGGFAGRALREGDRLAAAGPGQPAAAARGVAAPAWAMPRARLERAWPIRLLPGPEYEAFDEAARDALWQSAWTVTPNSNRQGMRLQGPALARTPGRDADLLSHGVLPGVVQVPPAGQPIVLMADAQTTGGYPKIGVVIGADLWRLAQVPLGASLRFVPATLAEAAVAQAELERYLQQVAQSLRWQEGGMDIAARRRAQTRAAA
- the pxpA gene encoding 5-oxoprolinase subunit PxpA; translated protein: MQIDLNADLGEGCDNDEALLSLISSANVACGWHAGDAATMLQTVRWAIERGVAIGAHPSYPDRENFGRTEMQRAPELVYADVLYQIGALAAMVRAQGGELAHVKPHGALYNQAARDPALAEAIVRAVRDFDSDLVFFGLAGSAMVKVAREAGLRVKEEVFADRGYNPDGSLVKRGTPGALHEDEAVALDQTLTMVREQRVRAIDGSWVPIRAETVCLHGDGAHALAFARRIRERLGAEGIAIRAGN
- a CDS encoding DUF969 domain-containing protein; this encodes MEHAVNLWPLLGVGVIILGFVLRFNPMMVVAIAAIVTGLAASMPVVQILSAIGTAFVKARNLPLIILLPLAVIGLLERHGLREHAQAWISRIASATVGRLLIVYLGVRELTAAVGLTSLGGHPQMVRPLLAPMAEGAAENRFGALPEPVRQRVLAFCAATDNVGLFFGEDIFVAFGAIALMHTFLLSSNIDVEPLHIAVWGIPTAVCAFLIHSVRLRRLDGWLERELGGQRAAAAAAGGNGNGSAAKHTAKSGE